A genomic region of Trueperaceae bacterium contains the following coding sequences:
- a CDS encoding methyltransferase domain-containing protein encodes MAAQELKSCAARVLAAGDDSVVFSYGGAPEDLLELRIAVAVYRVIRFEVPRPKALLGHEHFGRLVAAVKEAVGERAFEGFRFGAAGSDSPVFARLAAALEEATGLERSEEGELLLRFRPTGGGWEVLVRLTPRPLSARSWRRCNLPGGLNATVAAAGLQLLGASGAERHLNLMCGSGTLLVERGLGGRWKRGVGLDVAPAALECARRNLEAAGLGERAELIVGDAATLPFADGSFDRLSADLPWGDAIGGHEENSRLYPAFLAESARVAARHARMLAITHELRLFERALSQQSEWRLAGEPLRVFHGGHRPGLYLLERLPAR; translated from the coding sequence TTGGCGGCGCAGGAGCTCAAGAGTTGCGCGGCGCGGGTCCTCGCTGCCGGCGACGACTCGGTCGTCTTCTCCTACGGAGGCGCCCCGGAGGACCTCCTCGAGCTGCGGATCGCCGTCGCCGTCTACCGGGTGATCCGCTTCGAGGTCCCCCGTCCCAAGGCGCTCCTCGGTCACGAGCACTTCGGGAGGCTGGTCGCCGCGGTGAAGGAGGCCGTCGGGGAGCGCGCTTTCGAGGGGTTCCGCTTCGGTGCGGCCGGCAGCGATTCGCCGGTTTTCGCCCGCCTCGCCGCGGCTCTCGAGGAGGCGACCGGTCTGGAGCGGAGCGAGGAGGGGGAACTGCTGCTCCGCTTCCGGCCCACGGGCGGGGGCTGGGAGGTCCTCGTGCGCCTCACTCCACGGCCACTCTCGGCGCGCTCGTGGCGGCGGTGCAACCTGCCCGGCGGACTGAACGCCACCGTCGCCGCCGCCGGCCTCCAACTGCTCGGCGCTTCGGGCGCCGAACGGCACCTCAACCTGATGTGCGGCTCCGGGACGCTGCTGGTGGAGCGAGGGCTAGGCGGCCGCTGGAAGCGGGGGGTGGGGCTGGACGTGGCTCCGGCTGCCCTCGAGTGCGCCCGGCGGAACCTGGAGGCGGCCGGCCTGGGCGAGCGGGCCGAGCTCATCGTCGGCGACGCCGCCACGCTCCCGTTCGCCGACGGCTCCTTCGACCGGCTGAGCGCGGATCTGCCGTGGGGCGACGCTATCGGCGGCCACGAGGAGAACTCTCGCCTCTACCCGGCGTTCCTCGCCGAGAGCGCCCGGGTAGCAGCGCGCCACGCCCGGATGCTGGCGATCACCCATGAACTCCGCCTCTTCGAGCGGGCCCTCTCGCAGCAGTCGGAGTGGCGCCTCGCCGGTGAACCTCTGCGCGTCTTCCACGGTGGGCACAGGCCCGGCCTCTACCTGCTCGAGCGCCTGCCGGCCCGGTAA
- a CDS encoding M23 family metallopeptidase: MRRWNGLKPGWYLLAAVAVYAAGVTVLFVGRGEQIRDMRAQIAAPRTPNQERTEQEAVAQVGLWFPIPGARLPQNPAHLPGSIRAYRQGVNEGFDFYDGDSGVPVPYGAAVIASASGELVRVDNVYQEPSAQEWQALMQSVADGASEDELDRLRGRQVWLETDAGLLLRYGHLSGIAPGLMEGQRVERGEVLGYVGNSGTDEGVAGTELGARLHFEVWEGDTFFGENLNTEELRIAAVSLFTGP; the protein is encoded by the coding sequence ATGCGGCGCTGGAACGGCCTCAAGCCGGGGTGGTACCTGCTCGCTGCAGTTGCCGTCTACGCCGCCGGGGTGACGGTGCTCTTCGTGGGCAGAGGTGAGCAGATCCGCGACATGCGGGCCCAGATCGCCGCTCCACGAACTCCCAACCAGGAACGGACCGAGCAGGAAGCGGTTGCTCAGGTGGGCCTCTGGTTCCCGATCCCCGGCGCGCGCCTCCCCCAGAACCCGGCGCATCTGCCGGGGTCCATCCGGGCGTATCGGCAGGGCGTCAACGAAGGGTTCGACTTCTACGACGGCGATTCGGGAGTACCGGTTCCGTACGGGGCGGCGGTCATCGCTTCGGCCTCCGGCGAGTTGGTGCGAGTCGACAACGTCTACCAGGAGCCGAGCGCCCAGGAGTGGCAGGCGCTCATGCAGTCGGTGGCCGACGGCGCCAGCGAGGACGAACTGGACAGGTTGCGCGGCCGTCAGGTGTGGCTCGAAACCGACGCCGGGCTGCTCCTGCGTTACGGCCACCTCTCCGGCATCGCCCCCGGCCTGATGGAAGGCCAGCGGGTCGAGCGCGGCGAGGTGCTGGGCTACGTCGGCAACTCCGGGACCGACGAGGGGGTCGCGGGTACCGAGTTGGGCGCGCGGCTACACTTCGAGGTGTGGGAGGGGGACACCTTCTTCGGGGAGAACCTGAACACCGAGGAGCTTCGCATCGCCGCCGTCTCGCTATTCACGGGACCGTGA
- a CDS encoding AI-2E family transporter, whose translation MSLEPAPPRHDVTAIEIVWRSPWVRALTYVALTVFVVWLLIVLRQGYAFALQVAIIGFIIAYILNPIVNALSRVRIGRVRVARGLAVVLVYLVLLQLFVLGSILVGQVVAQLGEFVRRIPVALENVGDALIGFQQWLANLIANLPGFLSERFGVQPNDELAVQVEEQLAGVLSSAVEALTNLMETIVTGGPSVLLTGATNIISTTLQVFLILLASAYFLYDFPRFTNNVYRLVPLRWRPLYSDLVAKADGAVGGYMRGQLTITIVLGVLIWVGLSLVGVPLALAISFLAAIFNLVPYLGPIIGVVPAVLLGFTVSPLTAALAVVVFVVANQLEGNVLSPLILSRSTNLHPLTVLLAIIAGLGLLGLVGALLAVPFVALLKIVIEDYLLTRPAYREAAPIELSSIDESDDPHARAVESR comes from the coding sequence GTGAGTCTCGAACCCGCCCCACCCCGTCACGACGTAACCGCGATCGAGATCGTCTGGCGCAGCCCCTGGGTCAGAGCCCTCACCTACGTGGCCCTTACCGTCTTCGTTGTCTGGCTGCTCATCGTCCTGCGGCAAGGCTACGCCTTCGCGCTGCAGGTCGCGATCATCGGCTTCATCATCGCCTACATACTCAACCCGATCGTCAACGCCCTCAGCCGCGTTCGCATCGGGCGCGTCCGGGTAGCGCGCGGCCTCGCAGTCGTGCTTGTCTACCTCGTCCTCCTCCAGCTGTTCGTGCTCGGCTCGATTCTCGTGGGTCAGGTCGTCGCTCAGCTCGGCGAGTTCGTGCGGCGCATCCCGGTAGCGCTCGAGAACGTTGGTGACGCGCTAATCGGGTTCCAGCAGTGGCTCGCCAACCTCATCGCCAATCTCCCCGGGTTCCTCTCCGAACGGTTCGGTGTCCAGCCGAACGACGAGCTGGCCGTGCAGGTGGAGGAGCAGTTGGCAGGCGTACTCTCCAGCGCCGTCGAAGCCCTCACCAACCTGATGGAGACGATAGTCACCGGGGGTCCCTCGGTGCTGCTCACCGGCGCGACCAACATCATCTCCACTACGCTGCAGGTGTTCCTCATCCTGCTCGCCTCGGCCTACTTCCTCTACGACTTCCCGCGCTTCACCAACAACGTCTACCGGCTGGTGCCGCTGCGTTGGCGCCCCCTATACAGCGACCTCGTCGCCAAGGCCGACGGAGCCGTAGGGGGTTACATGCGCGGGCAGCTGACCATAACCATCGTGCTCGGCGTCCTCATCTGGGTGGGGTTGAGCCTGGTCGGAGTCCCGCTTGCCCTCGCGATAAGCTTCCTGGCGGCCATCTTCAACCTGGTCCCCTATCTGGGTCCGATAATCGGGGTGGTACCCGCGGTGCTGCTCGGCTTCACCGTCAGCCCGCTCACCGCGGCCCTGGCCGTGGTGGTATTCGTGGTGGCCAATCAGCTGGAGGGGAACGTCCTCTCCCCGCTGATCCTCTCACGGAGCACGAACTTGCACCCGCTCACGGTCCTGCTCGCGATCATCGCCGGCTTGGGCCTGCTTGGGCTGGTGGGAGCGCTGCTGGCGGTCCCGTTCGTCGCCCTACTGAAGATAGTCATCGAGGATTACCTGCTCACCAGACCCGCCTACCGCGAAGCGGCCCCCATCGAACTGAGCAGCATCGACGAGAGCGACGACCCGCACGCGCGGGCGGTCGAGAGCCGGTAA
- a CDS encoding diguanylate cyclase — MSLATAAIGLVLLLAALFLEIPLLWLAAVLIAGTLLYDRAKTAERRARESNRRTALLTEAAAALQKVDTGEALFRTALRMLADVLDYSHANVFAPRDDTIVMLASHRLEVPAGFTLPHRSIVGEALGSREVVYAPDVRRHASYFKGPNTPNTLSELAIPLLMEERVAAVLNIEHTSLDAFSPELRSTLLAFGNMIEEALERVSLHSQLVKMLEIIRKLAQSEDPARLFEDTVKAAIDLIPGAEAGTLGLYENDGFKFAAAVGYDPYALKKITGVDEDTQLSWYAGPREDFLKGVPRLLTGEEVMRASLAGLDTEEQRRTLIESGRLAELTANIAVPISYGGKVMAMLNIDSFAPVNPFGPHALLLAESFAQQIAVIIRQTLYRDALEQAVVTDALTGLGNREGFNRQLNVELARARRYGQNFNLVMIDLDGFKRINDKVGHQAGDRVLVQVGEAIERERREGDSVFRWGGDEFALILPQISREDAWMVAERYVAAISRVRMGDYGLSASFGIASYPEDGTDAETLLRKADDLMYEHKAI, encoded by the coding sequence TTGAGTCTGGCGACGGCGGCAATCGGGTTAGTGCTGTTGCTGGCGGCGCTCTTCCTCGAGATACCGCTTCTCTGGCTGGCGGCCGTGCTGATAGCCGGCACGCTGCTCTACGATCGAGCGAAGACAGCGGAGAGGCGGGCTCGGGAGAGCAACCGCCGCACCGCCCTCCTCACCGAGGCGGCTGCCGCGCTTCAGAAGGTCGATACCGGCGAGGCGCTCTTCCGCACCGCCCTGCGGATGCTCGCCGACGTCCTCGACTACAGTCACGCCAACGTGTTCGCTCCACGCGACGACACTATCGTGATGCTGGCCAGCCATCGCCTCGAGGTCCCGGCCGGGTTCACCCTTCCGCACCGCTCCATCGTCGGCGAAGCGCTGGGAAGTCGCGAGGTGGTCTACGCGCCCGACGTGCGCCGGCATGCGTCCTACTTCAAGGGTCCAAACACTCCCAACACCCTCTCCGAACTGGCGATCCCGCTGCTGATGGAGGAGCGGGTGGCTGCCGTCCTCAACATCGAGCACACCTCGCTCGACGCCTTCAGTCCCGAACTCCGCAGCACCCTTCTCGCCTTCGGCAACATGATCGAGGAGGCGCTCGAACGGGTGAGCCTCCACTCGCAACTCGTGAAGATGCTCGAGATCATCCGCAAGCTCGCCCAGTCGGAGGATCCGGCCCGGCTCTTCGAGGACACCGTGAAAGCAGCGATCGATCTGATCCCGGGCGCCGAGGCGGGAACCCTGGGGCTCTACGAGAACGACGGCTTCAAGTTCGCTGCCGCGGTGGGCTACGACCCGTACGCGCTCAAGAAGATCACCGGAGTGGACGAGGATACCCAGCTCAGCTGGTACGCCGGCCCTCGCGAAGACTTCCTGAAGGGGGTGCCGCGCCTCCTCACCGGCGAGGAGGTGATGCGGGCGAGTCTCGCTGGCCTCGATACCGAGGAGCAGCGCCGGACTCTCATCGAGTCCGGCCGCCTGGCCGAACTCACGGCCAACATCGCCGTGCCGATAAGTTACGGCGGCAAGGTGATGGCGATGCTCAACATCGACAGCTTCGCGCCGGTCAACCCTTTCGGGCCTCACGCCCTGCTGCTGGCCGAGTCGTTCGCCCAGCAGATCGCCGTGATCATCCGCCAGACCCTCTACCGGGACGCGCTCGAGCAGGCGGTGGTGACGGACGCCCTCACCGGACTCGGGAACCGGGAAGGCTTCAACCGTCAGCTGAACGTCGAGCTCGCCCGGGCGCGCCGCTACGGGCAGAACTTCAACCTGGTCATGATCGACCTCGACGGCTTCAAGCGGATCAACGACAAGGTCGGGCATCAGGCGGGCGACCGGGTGCTGGTTCAGGTGGGCGAGGCGATAGAGCGGGAGCGTCGCGAGGGGGACAGCGTGTTCCGCTGGGGAGGCGACGAGTTCGCGCTGATCCTCCCGCAGATCAGCCGCGAAGACGCCTGGATGGTCGCCGAGCGCTACGTGGCCGCGATCTCGCGGGTGCGTATGGGCGACTACGGCCTCTCGGCGTCGTTCGGGATCGCCTCCTACCCCGAAGACGGCACCGACGCCGAGACCCTGTTGCGCAAGGCCGACGACCTGATGTACGAGCACAAGGCGATCTAG
- a CDS encoding DNA translocase FtsK: MAGKGKGRKGRTKGRQADLEAIGLVLLAVGVFVLGILVPQLPTGDFGADLRNWLISRVGWAVYALPWPLLGLGGLFLLRRNPPAWPRVLLGYLTLVVGSWLALALLSPQLAGVWGELLRSRIAGVAGTVAVIPALLVVTLGLELILDLRPTTIVRVAAIRTVEAVRTAFKSAMAARRRAKARAAFYADVALERGKLAELDKDLKALSSLYPGSAELEKWRKAVQASRSRLADADAGVLEDVRLDVKAWQEAVAGFARDRAAELAATLEAEGVAGFEEWVRGVKTQFDDRLVGSSASSGALDDIRKAMALDLTGLSERHRRLSRERDLTVGALREARPRDLERIGNEHGKRLSAFARVEEDARRLAREAEMLEEWRPLAEELEGLLAELGDAEELVDYDKTLGGELREKRRELFPQLDGWKRALAAVEDRARRALAEAAAGVAETEVEPEPQPVAVASAAAGDTARTAVAESPPDVPWELSEEERIALVSQHPATPAAPEQPEVGGIPIQVPGFDLLDAVSKGGAEKGHREDPAALANEVKERVRKIDETLANFKLEGRVVSSVRGPTVTRFEVEPAPGEKISRFANLSDDLALAMAVGSVRIEAPIPGKSVIGLEVPNANRDLIRFRQAAESPAFRRAKARLPLILGQSIDGEMVVGDLAKMPHLLIAGSTGSGKSVAVNTLIGSLLYKFLPTELRFLMVDPKMVELTPFDGIPHLLRPVVTNPNDAAGVLLGAVAHMERRYKMMSRIGAKNLDQYNEKAKNLDMPQLPFVVIIIDELADLMITSPKEVESAIMRLAQMARATGMHLVLATQRPSVDILTSLIKVNVPARVAFAVSSGHDSRTILDTMGAERLVGMGDMLFYQPGLVKPVRLQGPFISENETAALAAFLRRQYFDDEFVEAYGDDFDPPSLHESDAEGMIDWNDDKLRAAAELVIQEGQASVSRLQRRLQVGHARAGKLMDSLEALGVVGAHSGSKPRDVLVDMHELPDIFGK; this comes from the coding sequence GTGGCTGGCAAGGGCAAGGGAAGGAAAGGCAGGACGAAAGGGCGACAGGCGGACCTCGAGGCGATCGGCCTGGTCCTCCTGGCGGTCGGGGTGTTCGTACTCGGGATCCTCGTACCGCAACTGCCCACGGGCGATTTCGGCGCCGATCTGCGCAACTGGCTCATCTCGCGAGTCGGTTGGGCGGTCTACGCGCTGCCCTGGCCGTTGCTCGGCCTGGGGGGTCTCTTCCTGCTGCGCCGCAATCCGCCTGCCTGGCCCAGGGTGCTGCTCGGTTACCTCACGCTCGTCGTGGGATCCTGGCTGGCTCTCGCCCTCCTGTCGCCACAACTGGCAGGGGTCTGGGGCGAACTCCTCCGCTCCCGCATCGCCGGCGTGGCCGGCACGGTAGCGGTGATCCCGGCTCTGCTGGTGGTCACACTCGGGTTGGAACTCATCCTCGATCTGCGCCCCACCACGATAGTCCGAGTCGCTGCGATCCGGACCGTCGAGGCGGTGCGAACGGCCTTCAAGAGCGCCATGGCGGCGCGCCGCCGGGCGAAAGCGCGGGCCGCGTTCTACGCCGATGTCGCTCTCGAGAGGGGCAAGCTGGCCGAACTCGACAAGGACCTGAAGGCCCTCTCCTCCCTCTATCCAGGATCGGCCGAACTCGAGAAGTGGCGCAAGGCGGTGCAGGCGTCGCGTTCGCGTCTCGCCGATGCCGACGCCGGCGTCCTCGAGGACGTGCGGCTCGACGTGAAGGCGTGGCAGGAGGCCGTCGCCGGCTTCGCCCGCGACCGGGCGGCGGAACTGGCAGCGACCCTGGAGGCCGAAGGGGTAGCCGGCTTCGAAGAGTGGGTGCGCGGCGTCAAGACGCAGTTCGATGACAGGCTGGTGGGCAGCAGCGCCAGTTCCGGCGCACTCGACGACATCCGCAAGGCGATGGCGCTCGACCTCACCGGGCTCAGTGAACGCCACCGGCGTCTGAGCAGGGAGCGCGACCTCACGGTGGGGGCGCTCCGGGAGGCGCGGCCGCGTGACCTCGAACGGATCGGCAACGAGCACGGCAAGCGACTCTCTGCCTTCGCGAGGGTCGAGGAGGACGCCCGTCGTCTCGCTCGGGAGGCCGAGATGCTCGAGGAGTGGCGCCCACTCGCCGAGGAGCTCGAGGGGTTGCTGGCGGAACTGGGTGACGCGGAGGAGCTCGTCGACTACGACAAGACCCTCGGGGGAGAGCTGCGCGAGAAGCGGCGCGAGCTGTTCCCCCAACTCGACGGCTGGAAGCGGGCCCTGGCCGCTGTCGAGGACCGGGCGCGTCGTGCGCTGGCGGAGGCGGCGGCAGGGGTGGCCGAGACCGAGGTGGAACCGGAACCGCAGCCGGTCGCGGTAGCTTCGGCAGCCGCCGGCGACACCGCGCGAACGGCCGTGGCCGAGTCCCCTCCCGACGTGCCGTGGGAGTTGAGCGAAGAGGAGCGAATCGCCCTCGTCTCGCAACACCCAGCCACTCCCGCCGCGCCGGAGCAGCCGGAAGTAGGTGGCATCCCCATCCAGGTACCCGGCTTCGACCTGCTCGACGCGGTCTCCAAAGGCGGGGCCGAGAAGGGGCACCGTGAAGACCCGGCAGCCCTCGCCAACGAGGTCAAGGAGCGGGTTCGCAAGATCGACGAGACGCTGGCCAACTTCAAGCTGGAGGGCAGGGTGGTCTCATCGGTACGAGGTCCCACCGTCACCCGTTTCGAGGTAGAACCGGCGCCGGGGGAGAAGATAAGCCGCTTCGCCAACCTCTCCGACGATCTGGCGCTGGCTATGGCGGTCGGCTCGGTCAGGATCGAGGCGCCCATCCCAGGCAAGAGCGTCATAGGTCTGGAAGTTCCGAACGCAAACCGAGACCTCATCCGGTTCCGCCAGGCGGCGGAGTCGCCTGCCTTCAGGCGCGCGAAGGCGAGACTCCCGCTGATCCTCGGTCAATCGATCGACGGCGAGATGGTGGTTGGCGACCTCGCCAAGATGCCACACCTTCTCATCGCGGGATCTACCGGTTCGGGCAAGTCGGTCGCGGTGAACACCCTCATCGGCAGCCTGCTCTACAAGTTCCTGCCCACAGAGCTGCGCTTCCTGATGGTCGACCCGAAGATGGTCGAGCTCACCCCGTTCGACGGCATCCCCCACCTCCTGCGGCCGGTGGTCACCAATCCGAACGACGCGGCCGGGGTACTGCTGGGCGCGGTAGCGCACATGGAGCGGCGCTACAAGATGATGAGCCGCATCGGGGCCAAGAACCTCGACCAGTACAACGAGAAGGCGAAGAACCTCGACATGCCGCAACTGCCGTTCGTCGTGATAATCATCGACGAGCTGGCCGACCTGATGATCACCTCCCCCAAGGAGGTCGAGAGCGCCATCATGAGGCTGGCGCAGATGGCCCGCGCCACCGGGATGCACCTTGTGCTCGCCACCCAGCGTCCCAGCGTCGACATCCTCACGAGCCTGATCAAGGTGAACGTGCCGGCCCGGGTCGCGTTCGCGGTCTCCAGCGGCCACGACTCGCGCACCATCCTCGACACGATGGGCGCCGAACGGCTCGTGGGCATGGGTGACATGCTCTTCTACCAGCCTGGCCTGGTGAAACCGGTCCGTCTCCAGGGGCCGTTCATCAGCGAGAACGAGACCGCCGCCCTGGCGGCGTTCCTGAGGCGCCAGTACTTCGACGACGAGTTCGTCGAGGCGTACGGCGACGACTTCGACCCGCCTTCACTCCACGAGTCCGACGCCGAAGGGATGATCGACTGGAACGACGACAAGCTCCGGGCGGCAGCGGAGCTGGTGATCCAGGAGGGGCAGGCCAGCGTCTCCCGTCTGCAACGCCGACTCCAGGTGGGGCACGCCCGGGCGGGCAAGCTCATGGATTCGCTGGAGGCGCTGGGG